The following proteins are encoded in a genomic region of Acidimicrobiales bacterium:
- a CDS encoding TrkA family potassium uptake protein has protein sequence MQPGGAVFHVTVHIVVVGCGRVGSELAITLEGDGHSVAVIDKDPRSLRRLPPEWTGRTVVGFGFDRDHLELAGIHEAGAVAAVTSGDNSNILTARIARETYQIANVVARIYDPRRAVIYQRLGIPTVATVTWTTEQVMRRLFPEAGVTEWTDTSGQLVLVERALPDEWAGQRLEQINLEGRVRLVAVTRASTPRLTTRDVVGQEGDLLHIAARKDSLDELERRLLAGPEGPT, from the coding sequence TGGTGGGCTGCGGGCGAGTGGGGTCCGAGCTCGCCATCACGCTGGAGGGGGATGGCCACAGCGTGGCGGTCATCGACAAGGACCCACGCTCCCTCCGGCGCCTGCCCCCCGAGTGGACGGGGCGGACGGTCGTGGGCTTCGGCTTCGACCGGGACCACCTCGAGCTGGCCGGGATCCATGAGGCGGGCGCCGTGGCCGCCGTCACGAGCGGTGACAACTCGAACATCCTCACGGCCCGGATCGCCCGGGAGACCTACCAGATCGCGAACGTCGTGGCCCGGATCTACGATCCCCGCCGGGCCGTCATCTACCAGCGCCTTGGCATCCCGACGGTGGCCACCGTGACCTGGACGACGGAGCAGGTGATGCGCCGGCTCTTTCCCGAGGCCGGCGTCACCGAGTGGACCGACACCAGCGGCCAGCTCGTGCTCGTCGAGCGCGCCCTGCCCGATGAGTGGGCGGGCCAGCGACTCGAACAGATCAACCTCGAAGGTCGGGTGCGGCTGGTCGCCGTCACCCGGGCCAGCACGCCCCGCCTGACCACCCGCGACGTGGTGGGCCAGGAGGGCGACCTGCTGCACATCGCCGCCCGCAAGGACAGCCTCGACGAGCTCGAGCGTCGCCTCCTCGCCGGCCCCGAGGGGCCTACGTGA
- a CDS encoding NAD-binding protein — MKVMIAGAGNVGTFIASDLHSAGHDVLIIEQDPDLVARLRPTLDIDWLAADACEVSSLYAAGMADADVVVSATGDDEDNLVISLLAKQEFAVPRVVARVNHPKNRWLFSEAWGVDVSVSTPHLLTALVEEAVSVGSLVRLLQLEGGRGGGARLVEVTLAEDSPAAGYSIADLEVPRDATIVAVVRDTHVVVPRGDTVLDTGDEVLALVTADSEDVVRSLLAGG, encoded by the coding sequence ATGAAGGTGATGATCGCCGGGGCGGGGAATGTCGGCACGTTCATCGCCTCGGACCTGCACTCCGCCGGCCACGACGTGCTCATCATCGAGCAGGACCCGGACCTCGTGGCTCGGCTTCGCCCCACCTTGGACATCGACTGGTTGGCGGCCGACGCCTGCGAGGTGTCGTCTCTCTACGCCGCCGGCATGGCCGATGCCGATGTCGTCGTGTCCGCCACCGGCGATGACGAGGACAACCTCGTCATCTCCCTGCTGGCCAAGCAGGAGTTTGCCGTTCCTCGCGTCGTCGCCCGGGTCAACCATCCCAAGAACCGGTGGTTGTTCAGCGAGGCCTGGGGTGTCGACGTCTCGGTGTCGACGCCACACCTGCTCACGGCCCTGGTCGAAGAGGCGGTGTCGGTCGGATCACTCGTCCGCCTCCTCCAGCTGGAGGGGGGAAGGGGCGGCGGCGCCAGGCTGGTCGAGGTCACGCTGGCCGAGGACTCGCCCGCCGCCGGCTACTCGATCGCCGACTTGGAGGTGCCGCGGGACGCGACCATCGTCGCTGTGGTCCGAGACACCCACGTCGTGGTCCCCCGGGGTGACACCGTCCTCGATACCGGCGACGAGGTCCTGGCCCTGGTCACGGCCGACTCCGAGGACGTCGTCCGCTCCCTCCTCGCCGGCGGGTGA
- a CDS encoding ATP-binding protein translates to MAAGEAVRPPGWTEADVELDIPARAEYVSLARLVVSSLASSRRDLADDRIDDLKLAVSEACTNAIEAYEPAGEERVVLRWRDGQDRFEVDVQDHGPGFDPSTLPERPSVADPMRPNYERGLGVPLMRALVDEVEFASSDDGTSVIMILYCPPVAPDGE, encoded by the coding sequence GTGGCGGCGGGCGAGGCGGTGCGGCCGCCGGGGTGGACCGAGGCAGACGTCGAGCTCGATATCCCCGCCCGCGCCGAGTACGTCTCTCTCGCCCGGCTTGTTGTGTCGTCGTTGGCCTCATCGAGGCGCGACCTGGCCGACGATCGGATCGACGACCTCAAGCTTGCCGTGTCCGAGGCCTGCACCAACGCCATCGAGGCCTACGAGCCAGCCGGCGAGGAGCGCGTCGTCCTGCGCTGGCGGGACGGACAGGACCGTTTCGAGGTCGACGTCCAGGACCACGGACCCGGCTTCGATCCGTCGACGCTGCCCGAGCGTCCCTCGGTGGCCGACCCCATGCGCCCGAACTACGAGCGGGGTCTCGGGGTTCCCCTCATGCGGGCCCTGGTCGACGAGGTCGAGTTCGCCTCGTCCGATGACGGCACCTCGGTGATCATGATCCTGTACTGCCCGCCCGTCGCGCCCGACGGCGAGTAG
- a CDS encoding STAS domain-containing protein, which translates to MDLGFEVDQRGNYAVLAVRGEVDVYTAPRLRERLIELVSQGSHQVVVDLEGVDFLDSTGLGVLVGGLKRLRSHDGDMILVCTQPRILKVFEITGLTKVFSIHDTVESATTP; encoded by the coding sequence ATGGATCTTGGCTTCGAGGTCGACCAGCGAGGCAACTACGCAGTGCTCGCGGTGCGCGGCGAGGTCGATGTGTACACGGCACCCCGGCTCCGCGAGCGGCTCATCGAGCTCGTCAGCCAGGGCAGCCATCAGGTGGTGGTCGACCTGGAGGGCGTCGACTTCCTCGACTCGACCGGTCTGGGCGTGCTCGTCGGAGGGCTCAAGCGCCTGCGGAGCCACGACGGGGACATGATCCTGGTCTGCACCCAGCCCCGCATCCTGAAGGTGTTCGAGATCACCGGCCTCACGAAGGTGTTCTCGATCCACGACACCGTCGAATCGGCTACGACCCCCTAG
- a CDS encoding fibronectin type III domain-containing protein encodes MGRTRLALAAAAAALAGLASAAGALVVAAAPAGASPPPQSGPPFPAINTPAPNTVEKKTSMPSVDGTITPSGRGQITSVLIFASSQAGRTTYSFPAAPTRPSSGQTEWTFSGTPPSTSSLAWNGAYQLWATATEDDPGTGSHSGTSQAVTFFEGVPPQPPAGVSATKDANGSAVTVTWQANPEPDTLAYQVQRASLNGSNWSTVSPSSQGTDTNFRDTSVQSGKDYQYHVIAVRSGAQSGQTISSDPSTPASTVAAPAGSLFGPGGSVAELPAAVQAITDPVAGLVHPGQGPGRPVTGSPTAGGYSNLPYGGQAALTEPGTPGAQDPKGRSAGANIVRTALFVAAALILLAIAAHLIRMRRAVDDTMAPVGVDQWDRHSEGVDETVQMTTVGSRRGGADVTRAMRAQRDGPGRADVTRAMTAQRRR; translated from the coding sequence ATGGGACGCACCCGGCTTGCCCTGGCCGCCGCCGCCGCTGCCCTGGCGGGTCTCGCCAGCGCAGCAGGCGCCTTGGTCGTCGCGGCCGCCCCAGCCGGCGCCTCACCGCCTCCGCAATCCGGCCCTCCGTTCCCGGCGATCAACACGCCGGCTCCGAACACGGTGGAGAAGAAGACGAGCATGCCGAGCGTCGACGGGACGATCACCCCGTCGGGTCGGGGTCAGATCACATCAGTGCTGATCTTCGCCAGCTCGCAGGCTGGCCGTACCACGTACTCGTTCCCAGCCGCGCCGACCAGGCCCTCGTCGGGACAGACGGAGTGGACCTTCTCGGGGACGCCACCCTCCACATCGAGTTTGGCGTGGAACGGCGCCTACCAGCTCTGGGCGACGGCGACCGAGGACGACCCGGGCACCGGCAGCCACTCGGGAACGTCACAGGCGGTCACCTTCTTCGAGGGCGTGCCGCCCCAGCCGCCCGCTGGCGTGTCGGCGACCAAAGATGCCAACGGGAGCGCGGTCACGGTGACCTGGCAGGCCAACCCGGAGCCCGACACACTCGCCTACCAGGTCCAGCGGGCATCCTTGAACGGCTCGAACTGGTCCACCGTCAGTCCGAGCAGCCAGGGCACCGACACCAACTTCCGCGACACGAGCGTCCAGTCGGGCAAGGATTACCAGTACCACGTCATCGCCGTGCGCTCCGGGGCTCAGTCGGGCCAGACGATCTCATCGGATCCGTCTACGCCGGCGAGCACCGTCGCCGCGCCCGCCGGCAGCCTCTTCGGACCGGGGGGCTCGGTGGCCGAGCTTCCGGCGGCCGTCCAGGCCATCACCGACCCCGTTGCTGGCCTCGTCCACCCCGGCCAGGGTCCGGGCCGCCCAGTCACGGGGTCGCCGACCGCCGGGGGCTACTCCAACCTCCCCTACGGCGGCCAGGCGGCGCTCACCGAGCCGGGTACGCCTGGGGCCCAGGACCCGAAGGGGCGATCGGCCGGCGCCAACATCGTCCGGACGGCGCTCTTCGTGGCCGCAGCCCTGATCCTGCTCGCCATCGCCGCCCACCTCATCCGGATGCGCCGGGCGGTCGACGACACGATGGCGCCCGTCGGGGTGGACCAGTGGGATCGCCACTCGGAGGGCGTCGACGAGACAGTCCAGATGACGACGGTGGGCAGCCGGCGGGGCGGCGCCGACGTCACCAGGGCCATGCGGGCCCAGCGGGACGGTCCCGGCCGCGCCGACGTCACCAGGGCGATGACGGCCCAGCGGCGGCGCTGA
- a CDS encoding class E sortase, producing the protein MASLTSFLRIHRWARSGLSGLAGLFLLAAVGLLGYPIFTNLYQSHVEGDLANELASPNTRQAYLQHRVAIGQSLTRLRIPSIGTNVVVVEGTTESALRAGAGHYPETPLPCTTGNVSIAGHRTTYGKPFADVDRLRPGDPVTLQTPVGSCTYTVSQAPFEVSPTDLSVVAPTATPTLTLTSCTPKGLAVNRIVVKAVMKGAPATAA; encoded by the coding sequence ATGGCCAGCCTGACCAGCTTTCTCAGGATCCACCGGTGGGCCCGGAGCGGGCTGTCCGGGCTGGCCGGGCTCTTCCTCCTGGCTGCCGTGGGACTGCTGGGCTACCCGATCTTCACCAACCTCTACCAGTCTCACGTCGAGGGTGACCTGGCGAACGAGCTTGCGAGCCCGAACACCCGGCAGGCCTACCTCCAGCACCGGGTCGCCATCGGGCAGAGCCTGACCCGGCTGCGGATCCCCAGCATCGGCACCAACGTCGTCGTGGTGGAGGGAACGACGGAGTCGGCCCTGCGGGCCGGCGCCGGCCACTACCCCGAGACCCCGCTGCCCTGCACGACCGGCAACGTCAGCATCGCCGGCCATCGCACCACCTACGGCAAGCCCTTCGCCGACGTCGACAGGCTGCGACCCGGTGACCCGGTCACGCTCCAGACTCCGGTCGGCTCGTGCACCTACACCGTGAGCCAGGCACCGTTCGAGGTGTCGCCCACCGACCTGTCTGTCGTCGCGCCCACGGCGACACCGACCCTGACCCTCACCTCGTGCACTCCCAAGGGCCTCGCTGTCAATCGGATCGTGGTCAAGGCGGTCATGAAGGGCGCCCCCGCCACGGCGGCCTGA